A section of the Clostridia bacterium genome encodes:
- a CDS encoding leucine-rich repeat domain-containing protein, with protein sequence MAIFVKKTTEKLLCLLLALITALSACTFCAFAEPRGEDGEKDENILYDGDYCYIVNGSNALIVGYTGKGGDLVIPETLGGLPAAQIRRNVFNEDDRIKTVHLPKAMKDITDEQFCLCTRLKSVTVEPGNEVYTSVDGVLYKNKGKTLQLHPPAHSTEFDIPEGVTKIAPHAFFTNKDLARVTIPSSVKEIGRNAFYDCEILREVYIPDSVKKVGAGAFSWCLNLKVLRVPEKLSDIGRRAFYPTYTTTHSDEDFVVLGDGVLVAYLGSNRTTVEIPGYVKTVADVFYADERIEEVVISDGVQQIGDSAFFGCAELERVTVPDSVKKIGDWAFYGCPKLRSVGIPDGAEVGDYSFGACEKIKSVSVNCEKIGAGAFEYCTRLSSVELGKNVKVIGHYAFYGCEELGGLELPDAVTEIGESALRRTGITKLTLSDNVESIGSYAFADNDGIVLTVTDGTYAYKYAKKNGYEMKVKEASADTKKDGGKSDKKKKTEPKADDPGFFDKLLEFYEEYKLYVFIGAGALVLLIALLIILLAARKRRRRRLAGEANVKSGSGDALNLPGISADPPPEDNEE encoded by the coding sequence ATGGCTATTTTCGTGAAAAAGACAACCGAAAAACTGCTGTGCCTGCTGCTCGCGCTGATAACGGCGCTTTCTGCTTGTACGTTCTGCGCTTTCGCGGAGCCGCGCGGAGAGGACGGCGAAAAGGACGAAAACATCCTTTACGACGGCGATTACTGCTACATAGTCAACGGAAGCAACGCGCTCATCGTCGGTTATACCGGCAAGGGCGGCGACCTCGTGATACCGGAAACGCTCGGCGGACTGCCGGCGGCGCAGATACGCCGCAACGTCTTCAACGAAGACGACAGAATAAAGACCGTTCACCTTCCCAAGGCGATGAAGGATATAACCGACGAGCAGTTCTGCCTCTGCACGAGGCTGAAGAGCGTCACCGTAGAGCCGGGCAACGAGGTCTACACCTCCGTCGACGGCGTGCTTTACAAAAACAAGGGCAAGACGCTCCAGCTCCATCCGCCTGCGCATTCGACCGAGTTCGACATACCGGAAGGCGTGACGAAGATCGCGCCTCACGCGTTTTTCACGAATAAGGATCTGGCGCGGGTCACCATCCCGTCCTCCGTCAAAGAGATCGGCAGAAACGCGTTTTACGATTGCGAGATCCTGCGCGAGGTATACATTCCCGACAGCGTCAAAAAGGTCGGCGCGGGAGCCTTCTCATGGTGCCTGAACCTGAAGGTGCTGCGCGTGCCGGAGAAGCTCTCAGACATCGGGCGCCGCGCGTTTTACCCGACTTACACGACCACGCATTCCGACGAAGACTTCGTCGTGCTGGGCGACGGAGTGCTCGTCGCCTACCTCGGGAGCAACCGCACCACGGTCGAGATCCCGGGTTACGTCAAGACCGTCGCGGACGTCTTTTACGCCGACGAACGGATCGAAGAGGTCGTGATTTCCGACGGCGTGCAGCAGATAGGCGACAGCGCCTTTTTCGGCTGCGCGGAGCTTGAGCGCGTCACGGTGCCGGACAGCGTCAAAAAGATAGGCGACTGGGCGTTTTACGGCTGTCCGAAGCTGCGAAGCGTCGGCATTCCGGACGGAGCCGAGGTCGGAGACTATTCCTTCGGCGCCTGCGAAAAAATCAAGAGCGTGAGCGTCAACTGCGAAAAGATCGGCGCAGGCGCGTTCGAATACTGCACGCGTCTCAGCAGCGTCGAGCTGGGCAAAAACGTTAAGGTCATCGGCCACTACGCCTTCTACGGCTGCGAGGAGCTCGGCGGACTCGAGCTTCCCGACGCGGTCACGGAGATAGGCGAGAGCGCCCTTCGCCGCACGGGCATAACCAAGCTGACGCTCAGCGATAACGTCGAATCTATCGGCAGTTACGCGTTCGCCGATAACGACGGGATCGTCCTGACCGTTACCGACGGTACCTACGCGTATAAATACGCGAAAAAGAACGGCTACGAGATGAAGGTCAAGGAAGCTTCCGCCGACACCAAGAAGGACGGGGGCAAGTCCGACAAAAAGAAGAAAACCGAGCCGAAGGCGGACGACCCCGGATTCTTCGATAAGCTGCTCGAGTTTTACGAGGAATACAAGCTTTACGTCTTTATCGGCGCCGGAGCGCTCGTTCTGCTCATCGCGCTGCTGATAATCCTGCTTGCCGCGCGCAAGCGCCGCAGGCGCCGCCTCGCGGGCGAGGCGAACGTAAAGTCCGGCTCCGGCGACGCGCTGAACCTGCCCGGCATCTCCGCCGACCCTCCGCCGGAGGATAATGAAGAATAA
- a CDS encoding family 16 glycosylhydrolase has protein sequence MRKIAAFSVIIALACSVFAGTAFFASAVTAQEAMAAAKPELYGLYTAQSAGLLRDAYDRTSAALEAGRSGAEEASALSAALDALVPVEDYRRGTLLGFDGVTDEDLAAMRLNRGSVSVSDGAVSITGEGTLRYCNAVRGGIAGGSPFGIATPEYDGFAIKINSASDAALDLEIGRRGSPDDCVFTISDIYVSAGERYYLFPFSRFGDLPLDGTLNYISLTFSGTQEVSFSDLHAAASSDDAVRRSTTETPLTSQNFSPTAFYKILQRDTDLALTMNDTSGGQDRFTFTENAENDDSQLWQICRDPVMTSRFRITNKKFGTSIAKAPSGDMTLSAKVADYTDDLQKWSCSYSRTKGFHFYLSGVGKLSYSGTHARFAGPGTATRYFDVLCAGDEEWTQVWSDEFDTLDRSVWYVVNSKNRGDTEPMFNRDSPNNVYTENGNLVIKTIKEDYRGYHATSAYLTTEDKIHFSYGRFEMRARLPEGRKIWPAFWLMGDDNVWPYCAEIDVVEAVGSGPDDDWLGDRRSIATFHYCNAGNHYEIGGWSDFNILTHTEKLSENYHIYAVEWEYDQIRWYFDDTLYLTVNVEGDALKNALQENPMFMILDTSIEGPGNNRLPDGMPDEAYFYIDYIRYCKPSTSAAPADSLPYEYVSSSPDFHQIIWSPANVGAVNIEKNMFVYNDAACNTSVFNLTEMKRVAFRNLTQSGWTMASAVSADGSTLAFGRQSRFTVCDSNLNVPYNEDAPLEFPALALSNDGSRLYYGGVPRSNGEEFAERFHIYDTVNMQWLSSEYTGSWVDSIAVRDDDVYAYGCFNGLVRVRSASGGDLGEFNAGGRALSLAFSPDRRKLYAACGDQKIYVYDIETRSARVFASCGDEIYRVAVSPDGTRVTAACGDACARVYDTATGRLVARPCLGDLAVTYVDYSLDGKLLALCGLDAKVGVYRADDGLPLALLSNTDSTCWYNTVAISADNTSVMAIRGVENFNSAVSGWKLPADLLPADGGDSSALDALPCYDETAYTPESYAPYAAALKNAHAVRANRYSSQSDIDSAAAAVSAAAEGLVELDYMKGDFDFDGEITVSDALAALRIAAKLADETPESVLIGDIDGDGHVTVSDALAILRVAAKLADAL, from the coding sequence ATGAGAAAGATCGCGGCGTTTTCGGTAATAATCGCGCTGGCGTGCTCCGTCTTTGCGGGAACGGCCTTCTTTGCGTCCGCCGTTACGGCTCAAGAGGCGATGGCCGCGGCGAAGCCCGAGCTCTACGGACTCTACACCGCGCAGAGCGCGGGTCTGCTTCGCGACGCTTACGACAGAACCTCCGCCGCGCTCGAAGCCGGCAGAAGCGGAGCCGAAGAGGCTTCTGCGCTTTCCGCCGCTCTCGACGCGCTCGTCCCCGTCGAAGACTACAGGCGCGGAACACTGCTCGGATTCGACGGCGTTACGGACGAAGACTTGGCCGCGATGAGACTCAACCGCGGGAGCGTTTCCGTTTCCGACGGCGCCGTTTCGATAACCGGCGAAGGAACGCTCCGTTACTGCAACGCCGTTCGCGGCGGCATCGCCGGCGGCTCGCCTTTCGGTATCGCGACGCCGGAATACGACGGCTTCGCGATAAAAATAAACTCCGCCTCCGACGCGGCGCTCGACCTTGAAATAGGCAGACGCGGCAGTCCGGACGACTGCGTTTTCACTATTTCCGATATATACGTTTCCGCGGGAGAAAGGTATTACCTATTCCCGTTCAGCCGTTTCGGCGACCTGCCGCTCGACGGCACGCTGAACTATATATCCCTGACCTTCAGCGGAACGCAGGAGGTCTCGTTCTCCGACCTGCACGCGGCCGCCTCATCGGACGACGCCGTCAGGCGCTCCACGACCGAAACTCCCTTGACGTCGCAGAATTTCTCGCCGACTGCTTTTTATAAAATCCTGCAGCGCGACACCGATCTCGCGCTGACGATGAACGACACCTCCGGAGGCCAGGACCGCTTCACCTTCACCGAAAACGCGGAAAACGACGATTCGCAGCTGTGGCAGATATGCCGCGATCCCGTTATGACGTCGAGATTCAGGATAACGAACAAGAAGTTCGGTACTTCGATAGCGAAAGCTCCGTCCGGTGATATGACTCTCAGCGCAAAGGTCGCCGACTACACGGATGATTTGCAGAAATGGTCCTGCTCCTACAGCAGGACAAAGGGATTCCACTTTTATCTCAGCGGCGTCGGCAAGCTGAGCTACAGCGGCACTCACGCCCGCTTCGCCGGCCCCGGCACGGCAACAAGATATTTCGACGTCCTCTGCGCCGGTGATGAAGAGTGGACGCAGGTCTGGAGCGACGAATTCGACACGCTCGACCGCAGCGTATGGTACGTCGTGAACTCCAAGAACCGCGGCGATACCGAGCCGATGTTCAACCGCGACAGTCCGAACAACGTATATACGGAAAACGGCAACCTCGTCATCAAGACGATAAAGGAAGATTATCGCGGCTACCACGCCACAAGCGCATACCTGACCACCGAGGACAAGATCCATTTCTCCTACGGCAGATTCGAGATGCGCGCCAGGCTCCCCGAAGGGCGCAAGATCTGGCCGGCGTTCTGGCTGATGGGCGACGACAACGTCTGGCCCTACTGCGCGGAGATCGACGTCGTCGAAGCAGTCGGCTCCGGCCCCGACGACGACTGGCTCGGCGACCGGCGCTCCATCGCGACGTTCCACTACTGCAACGCCGGGAATCACTACGAGATCGGCGGATGGAGCGACTTCAATATCCTGACGCACACCGAGAAACTCTCGGAAAACTACCATATTTACGCTGTCGAATGGGAATACGACCAGATACGCTGGTATTTCGACGATACGCTTTACCTGACTGTCAACGTCGAGGGCGACGCGCTGAAAAACGCCCTGCAGGAAAACCCGATGTTTATGATACTCGACACCTCCATCGAAGGCCCCGGCAACAACCGTCTGCCCGATGGAATGCCCGACGAGGCTTATTTCTATATCGATTATATCCGCTACTGCAAGCCCTCGACATCGGCGGCGCCCGCGGACAGTTTGCCGTATGAATACGTCAGCAGCTCCCCCGATTTTCATCAGATCATCTGGTCGCCTGCAAACGTAGGCGCGGTCAACATTGAAAAAAATATGTTCGTCTATAACGACGCCGCCTGCAACACGAGCGTTTTCAACCTGACGGAGATGAAGCGCGTTGCTTTCAGAAACCTCACGCAGTCCGGCTGGACGATGGCAAGCGCGGTCTCCGCCGACGGAAGCACACTCGCCTTCGGCAGGCAGAGCAGGTTCACGGTATGCGACTCCAATCTCAACGTGCCTTATAACGAAGACGCCCCGCTTGAATTCCCCGCGCTCGCGCTCAGCAACGACGGCTCGCGGCTGTACTACGGCGGCGTGCCAAGAAGCAACGGCGAGGAATTCGCTGAACGGTTCCATATTTACGACACCGTGAATATGCAATGGCTGAGCAGCGAATACACCGGCAGCTGGGTGGATTCCATCGCCGTCCGCGACGACGACGTCTACGCCTACGGCTGCTTCAACGGGCTCGTGCGCGTGCGCTCCGCAAGCGGCGGAGATCTCGGAGAATTCAACGCGGGGGGCAGAGCGCTTTCGCTCGCGTTTTCGCCCGACCGCAGGAAGCTCTACGCCGCCTGCGGCGATCAGAAGATATACGTTTATGATATTGAAACCCGCTCCGCTCGCGTATTCGCGTCATGCGGGGACGAAATCTACCGCGTCGCCGTTTCGCCCGACGGAACGCGCGTTACCGCCGCCTGCGGAGACGCCTGCGCTCGCGTTTACGACACCGCGACGGGGCGGCTCGTCGCGCGTCCCTGCCTCGGCGACCTCGCGGTGACCTACGTCGACTACTCGCTCGACGGCAAGCTGCTCGCGCTCTGCGGTCTCGACGCCAAAGTCGGCGTCTACCGCGCTGACGACGGACTGCCGCTCGCGCTTCTGAGCAACACCGACAGCACATGCTGGTACAACACCGTCGCGATCAGCGCGGATAATACCTCGGTCATGGCGATACGCGGCGTGGAAAACTTCAACTCCGCCGTTTCCGGCTGGAAGCTCCCCGCCGACCTGCTCCCCGCGGACGGAGGCGACTCATCCGCGCTGGACGCGCTTCCCTGTTACGACGAAACCGCATACACTCCCGAAAGCTACGCGCCTTACGCCGCTGCGCTGAAAAACGCGCACGCGGTCAGGGCGAACAGATACTCCTCGCAGTCCGATATCGACTCGGCGGCCGCCGCCGTTTCCGCCGCGGCCGAAGGGCTCGTTGAGCTTGATTACATGAAGGGCGACTTCGACTTTGACGGCGAGATCACCGTTTCAGACGCGCTCGCCGCGCTCCGCATCGCCGCGAAGCTCGCGGACGAAACGCCGGAAAGCGTTCTTATCGGCGACATCGACGGCGACGGACACGTCACCGTTTCCGACGCGCTTGCGATACTCCGCGTAGCCGCCAAACTTGCAGACGCGCTTTAA
- a CDS encoding metallophosphoesterase, with protein MKLGKNSVKTKKALRLTALICSMLIAFSVVSGAFYFASGAEESYIFTELSGFSGYNRIALATVYINAVKAPAAFDGGDAAPEVTKGIRVKGASSDYESFSVATCRAPDSSFDDPFAQGAHIDPAASGNTINAFGEVSPADSDGIRIRVMTGTGSTSAPLRGSVRVRAAVTPSRGQSAAALYADYDKGFVFETKDYPVGGDGFAYVCWDGAECVDGFTADPELFMSKYLPRVNALCFVVTPEDGVSADAYYYVGSMSVFREYHEDLWDADESGVYTGAREFNLRTMGGVFPRLTVDGEAIAPDSERIDAYGDRNTVCTLDTADYGDGAHTLRMTVGTRLAFEQKAVFDSAAPYLVSSSIEDGAVAAPGAALDLKIADAASGVETTEVRLDGIPVTLPKPLSGEDAGMHRVAWKATDRAGFTAQGSFAFYLSAADSFGEFSVTRSGGSAVLDVDLLGSAGEPVTFTGYTDALPVTAVGSDGVTEEPISAYSVTSATGGKYPSQTFDVDVSGYEKESFTVSFTGGANMGETLVLSVLDPASGEWVKLADALVDAPSVTLAADVPTAAYADNGNVRFRVGLFTVDNGSDTFAWTTDTQYYIEKDWDTGHRDIQFYMEEQFDQIAADYLAGDIAYMVNTGDTVNTMNEEQEYVVAQQIYQRIYDTGLPNGILPGNHEVWHPDFRMWQKYFGEKYYGGCAWYGGGLNDNINHYDLITLGGKDFIFLYIGWTDETSTATIKWANRVLSTYRNRTAVVCFHGYLTPQAEFLTQYVNAESFWNAYLQDNENVRLILCGHEPGVARRTRAAYDGRNVTELLQCYQMDPVMWYRWRDGGSGLFRYMTVGDGTITSRCFSASREKYEMSLGHNVDADGGYYYWDINEENYTMPVEYVESPRVIKLLGFAAYDPSSSVALGSATSTAENCAIRVDDLAGAKVWKASLQSASSGVFAVGAAQPLAEGDLDGDGEVTVADALFALRSALGLKTPARRVRIAGDLDGDGVPTVSDALLILRKAASLG; from the coding sequence ATGAAGCTCGGGAAAAATTCGGTTAAAACAAAAAAGGCGCTGCGTCTGACAGCGCTGATTTGTAGTATGCTCATCGCGTTTTCCGTCGTTTCCGGCGCGTTTTACTTCGCGTCCGGCGCGGAAGAAAGCTATATCTTTACCGAGTTGAGTGGTTTTTCCGGCTATAACCGCATCGCGCTCGCGACGGTTTATATCAACGCCGTGAAGGCGCCGGCCGCATTCGACGGCGGCGACGCCGCGCCGGAGGTGACGAAGGGCATCCGCGTGAAGGGCGCGTCTTCGGATTACGAAAGCTTCAGCGTTGCGACCTGCCGCGCGCCGGATTCGAGTTTCGACGATCCGTTCGCGCAGGGAGCGCATATCGATCCTGCCGCTTCCGGAAATACTATTAACGCGTTCGGCGAGGTTTCGCCCGCCGACAGCGACGGGATACGTATCCGTGTTATGACGGGTACCGGCTCGACCTCCGCGCCGCTGCGCGGCTCGGTCCGTGTCCGCGCTGCCGTGACTCCGTCGCGCGGGCAGTCCGCGGCGGCGTTGTACGCCGATTACGATAAAGGCTTCGTGTTTGAGACAAAGGATTATCCCGTAGGCGGGGACGGCTTCGCGTATGTCTGCTGGGACGGCGCGGAATGCGTCGACGGTTTCACCGCCGATCCCGAACTTTTTATGTCGAAATATCTGCCGCGGGTAAACGCGCTCTGCTTCGTCGTGACTCCGGAAGACGGGGTTTCCGCGGACGCTTACTACTACGTCGGCTCGATGAGCGTTTTCCGCGAATACCACGAAGATCTCTGGGACGCCGATGAAAGCGGCGTTTATACCGGAGCGCGCGAATTCAATCTGCGTACCATGGGAGGCGTTTTCCCGCGCCTGACGGTCGACGGCGAAGCGATCGCGCCCGATTCCGAACGAATCGACGCCTACGGCGACCGCAACACCGTATGCACGCTCGACACGGCCGATTACGGCGACGGCGCGCACACTCTGCGCATGACCGTCGGCACGCGTCTGGCGTTTGAGCAGAAGGCAGTGTTTGATTCCGCCGCGCCGTATCTTGTATCCTCTTCGATCGAGGACGGCGCGGTCGCCGCGCCCGGCGCGGCGCTCGACCTGAAGATCGCCGACGCCGCCTCCGGCGTTGAAACGACGGAGGTGCGGCTGGACGGAATACCCGTTACGCTTCCGAAACCGCTTTCCGGCGAAGATGCGGGAATGCACCGTGTTGCGTGGAAGGCGACCGACCGCGCGGGCTTTACCGCGCAGGGATCCTTCGCGTTTTATCTTTCCGCCGCCGACTCGTTCGGCGAATTCTCCGTGACGCGCAGCGGCGGCTCCGCCGTGCTTGACGTCGATCTGCTCGGTTCCGCCGGCGAACCGGTGACCTTCACCGGCTACACGGACGCCCTGCCCGTGACCGCCGTCGGCTCGGACGGCGTGACCGAAGAGCCGATATCCGCCTACTCCGTGACCTCCGCGACCGGCGGGAAATACCCGTCGCAGACCTTCGACGTCGACGTTTCCGGTTACGAAAAGGAAAGCTTTACCGTTTCCTTCACCGGCGGCGCGAACATGGGCGAAACGCTCGTGCTCAGCGTGCTCGACCCGGCCTCGGGCGAGTGGGTGAAGCTCGCCGACGCGCTTGTCGACGCGCCGTCCGTAACGCTCGCCGCAGACGTCCCGACCGCCGCCTACGCGGATAACGGCAACGTTCGCTTCCGCGTCGGGCTTTTCACCGTCGATAACGGCTCCGACACCTTCGCATGGACGACGGATACGCAATACTATATCGAAAAAGACTGGGATACGGGGCACAGGGATATACAGTTCTATATGGAGGAGCAGTTCGATCAGATCGCCGCCGACTACCTCGCGGGCGATATCGCGTATATGGTCAACACCGGCGACACGGTCAACACGATGAACGAGGAACAGGAATACGTCGTCGCGCAGCAGATATATCAGCGCATCTACGATACCGGTCTGCCGAACGGCATCCTCCCCGGCAACCACGAGGTGTGGCACCCGGATTTCAGGATGTGGCAGAAATACTTCGGCGAGAAGTATTACGGCGGATGCGCCTGGTACGGCGGCGGTCTTAACGACAATATCAACCACTACGACCTGATAACCCTCGGAGGCAAGGATTTCATATTCCTCTATATCGGCTGGACAGACGAAACCTCCACCGCCACGATAAAGTGGGCGAACCGCGTGCTTTCGACCTACCGTAACCGCACGGCGGTTGTCTGCTTCCACGGATACCTGACGCCGCAGGCGGAGTTCCTGACGCAGTACGTGAACGCCGAGAGCTTCTGGAACGCCTACCTTCAGGATAACGAAAACGTTCGCCTGATCCTCTGCGGCCATGAGCCGGGAGTTGCGAGGCGCACACGCGCCGCTTACGACGGCAGAAACGTCACCGAACTGCTCCAGTGCTACCAGATGGACCCCGTGATGTGGTACAGATGGCGCGACGGCGGCAGCGGACTTTTCCGCTATATGACCGTCGGAGACGGAACGATAACCAGCCGCTGCTTCTCCGCCTCGCGTGAGAAATACGAGATGTCGCTCGGCCATAACGTCGACGCGGACGGCGGCTATTACTACTGGGACATCAACGAGGAAAACTACACCATGCCGGTCGAATACGTTGAGAGCCCGCGAGTGATAAAGCTGCTCGGCTTTGCGGCTTACGATCCGTCCTCATCGGTCGCGCTCGGCAGCGCGACCTCGACCGCGGAAAACTGCGCGATCCGCGTCGATGACCTCGCTGGTGCGAAGGTCTGGAAGGCTTCGCTGCAATCAGCTTCCTCCGGCGTCTTCGCCGTCGGAGCGGCTCAGCCGCTCGCGGAAGGCGACCTCGACGGCGACGGTGAAGTCACCGTCGCGGACGCGTTATTTGCGCTGCGTTCCGCGCTGGGACTGAAAACGCCCGCCCGCCGCGTCCGGATCGCCGGCGACCTCGACGGCGACGGAGTTCCGACCGTTTCCGACGCGCTTCTCATCCTTCGCAAGGCCGCGTCGCTCGGTTGA